Below is a genomic region from Sphaeramia orbicularis chromosome 6, fSphaOr1.1, whole genome shotgun sequence.
CTTCActaaaatgtttgaaaaatttAGGACAACTGAAATAGTTTAGTTTCTCTGTGAATTTCTCTGTGACCAGCTGAATGTTGCGGTAGTGACAAGAGAAAGGTTTTATCTTTTCGTTTACCGCATCTTCTCCTTGGCCTCCTCGAAGCTCTCAGAGACAAAGTAAACGTCCTGGAAGGTGGTGATGAGACACTCCTGGGTGCAGGTTGTCCGTGGGTCAAACATCTTCACACATGCCTTATCGGACAGGGCATGCTGGGAAAACAGAAATGGAATGGATGGGTGAGAGGTTGAACACAGAACTGAGATGTTTAACTGAGTAACAGCTCAGTCACTTGCTAAAAAAATTATGTAGCATTAGGAGATAATTTCAATGAATAAAACCTTCTCACATGTAAGTTTGCATTGAGGATTAACCAAGAAATGTGAACACAAAAACTATATTTATTAAAACGCTTGAAAAAAGTGGAATATTTGATAAAAATAGTGTCTTTTACCCTCAGCTCTCCAATGGAGGACAGTAAACCGGCTCCATAAGCTCTGAGCTGACCGTCCTGTTTGCAGAGGCCGAACTCGATAGTGAAGAAGTaacactgttcagaacacacacacagcacttaTCAGTTTGTGTTTATTGTTACACATACATTTATCCTCTTTTCCTTTCTGATTGGAACAAATCAACGTCAGATGACAGATtcgtctaatgcaggggtgtcaaacttattctagttcaggggccacacacagcctaatatgatggcaagtgggaccagtaaaataagaagtTAAGAATCTATAACtaaagtcaactccaaagttttctctgttttagagtgaaaaaagtaaaatccctTTCTGAAAATCTTTACATATATAAACTATATTTGAACACAGGATGAGCagatacgaacaacctgaaaaataagtgcaattttaacaatattatgccttagcttatcctttacacatgtgcattacaacttacagatcataatggatctacaaaggcacaaaacatttaacaacaggcataatattgttaaaattccacttgtcttaagacattttgtGTTgtgcatattttttcaggttattcatgttttttgtgcaaGAATTGTTTATACATGTAAGCATTTTCCTGTGATTCCCCGTGTGCTTGTATGTAATGCAAGGCACAGGTGACTATTGTTcatcacatttttattattattattattattattattattacctccgccaaggaggttatgtttttgtcggcgttggtttgtctgtttgtctctctgtctgtgtgcaagataactcaaaaagttatggaaggatttggatgaaaagttcaggaaatgttgatactggcacaaggaacaaatgattacattttggtggtgatcaggggtggggggggtgggggtggggcactgatcggccttggcggaggtctgtgctgtcttgtctagaaaagcactagtagagtgcagacctccgccaaggccgatcagtgccccacccccacccccccacccccgatcaccaccaaaatgtaatcatttgttccttgtgccagtatcaacatttcctgaaattttcatccaaatccggggcactgatctgccttggcggaggtctgtgctctctgagtgcttctagtctatttatttatttatttacttacttatttattaatTACAGTAAAACAagatccacttcagattgaattgagctgtatgtgaaccctgaactaaaatgattttaacactcttaaatgttaatatattcagtgtaatttttacaccataatttcacaaattcctccctgCTCTAATCTATTGATACTAcctttattttatgtattgtatTTTCTTCTTATTTAAGCTGATCTTCCTCTCATTTATGTTTATCTAAAAGTCCAACTTGTCCAGTGTCTCTGTATGACTTTTCAAATGATAAACACAAGGAAAAACTATGTCACAGGATTTCACTCTAAATGCTCTATTGAGATCACCTCTTTTCAAATACTCACCGTGGCCAGTTTCTGAACGTCCTCATCAGACGCTCCCAGAGACGCCAGGCCGATCTCCTGAGAAAACTGAGCGAACTTTGGATCAGCGAGCAGCGGCACATGGCCCAGGAGTTCATGACACGTATCCCTGAAACAaacatatcatcatcatcatcatttcattCAGACAGTCCAACAACCAATCAGAAAGCAGGATTTCTACTATTCAACTATTTGGTTTTCATTGCAGACATTATGTAGAGTGTTGTTTGTTCTCAGTTCATGATTAGgatatattatcacatttattaatgattgcatttgtagtaaatatttaaagtgcatataaatattattgtttatataaaaaaaaaggttgattatgcaaatctgattgtgtgtgaggtgactaaaaaagtgtatgtgaatggtttgtatggatgttttgtgttattgtaaaaatgtaaaaaagaaaaaaaaacaaagtgtgtcaacaaagcaaaggaagaggaattaattacctccgccaaggaggttatgtttttgccagggtttgtttgtttgtctgtctgtctgtctgtttgtctgtccgatagtgtgcaacataactcaaaaagttatggacagatttggatgaaattttcagggtttgttggaaatgggataaggaagaaatgattaaattttggtggtgatcgggggtgggagggcccacggggggggccactgatcagccttggcggaggtctgcgctctccgagtgcttctagttattagtTTGTTAAAATGGGGTGGAAGTCTATACGTTATACCTCTTttctggggtgccgataagggggggtaaacatgacaaattcatggggcccagtatttgtgggggtcccatagagcagtggagggggtccagtggatacagactagaagctgtgaaaatttcatgtaagatctgctctaagagaggcgtagaagtcgggagtcggacgttggaAATATGTTAAgattcagtttcgttttcacgcaaTCGTGATGTCACGTATGGACCGCTGTTTTTATGTGCACTTCTCATACTGTTACATCATTTTAAGTCCATATGTTCATACTGTTatagaataaaactgaaatgaggGCAGGTGTACTCACGGCTCAGGTGTATAGAGGGGGTCAGTGCTGTGGCGAATGTACTGGGTGCAGTTAAAGACTCTGTAAGCCAAACCAGCCAGAAAATCCCTGGGAGACAAGTAACCTGCGACTGGACGGACTGTGAAACCAGACCTCTCTGAAACACACAGAAGAGTATTTCCAGGATGTTATCACTGATATACCACACAGagtcatttaataacaggcagagatACAGGGTTTCTCTGGTTTGGGTTCAGGTCAGTGCCAATACAAATATAACCTGTCCAAAGAAAAGTCACACACTCATCCACCATGGCATCATTTCAGTAAGGCTCtacaacatgggtgtcaaactcattttagttcaggagccacactcagctaaatttgatctgaagtgggccgaaccagtaaaataataacataataacatataaataatgtcaactccaaacttttctctatattttacagtgaaacaagcaaaattaaacaatgaaaatgtttacatctacaaactgtcctttcaaacaatgtgaataacttgaacaaactgaaagaataagtgtaattttaacaatattattcctcagtttatcatttccacatgtacattataatgtacagatcacagtggatctacaaatacgcacaacatttagtatcaggcagaatgtcgttaaaattgcacttatttttcttaatacatttcaggttcttcacatttgttcacattttttgtgaaattatactttgttttagtgtaaatacatgaaaatatttacatttacaaagagaaaaatgtggagttgtgagtaatttatagattattatgatagcattttactggtctgacccactggagattgaattggtctgcatgtggaacctgaactaaaataattgtttattttttgtatctatttttgtatttcacaaattcatcccaagggccggactggaccctttggcgggccggatttggcccccgggatgcatgtttgacacctgtgctctataacatcacaacatttatttctgtccatagttgcattcatttttatcCCAGATCTTGTAATGATGATGGGAGGATCAGACCACTGTGGAACCtcatctccatcacatcccaaagatctTCACGTTATGGACTTTATGGACACATTACATTGCTGAACCTACTGACCTATGACAGCAACCCCAGACCATAACACTGCTcccataggcttgtactgtaagcactaagcatgatgggtaatcacttcatccacctctcttctcactctgAGGCTCCCATCACTCTGgatcagggtcagtctggactcatcagaccacatgaccttctcccactgaaacacagtccaatctgtaTCTGTTTAGTTGACTATTTCCATATACTGTTCTGTATAAGACGTAGCATGTATTGTTTGTATACGACTCTAAAAGGGTAAAAAGTGAAAAGGTTAAAAGTTAAAAGTGAATTTGccttattatccctgtagggaaattcagtctctgcattttacccatcctaataaaaacacagcacctagcattaggaTTAGCATCAGCATTAGCACATAGGATACATTAGAAccaactccagaccttcatcaacacCATGGTCAGTAGAATGAACCTAAATGAGCCTGTTTTTAATGTGGGGAAAACCGGAGGAAACCCACCCACACAGAAAGTCGAATCCAAAACCTTCCTGCTATGAGTCTATAATTACACAGTAACTAAAACCAAATATGATTCTGAAAACACCAATTTAATCAGTCaaagtaactgataaaaatgtaCTTTCCAGGTTGAATTATGGTtataatttaaaggagtgatatttagctttttttttttttaaatggaattatgcattttaaaacatttccctgtgctctacaggaactgtaaatgctctgcttgggtctgaattcttcattcattcagctccacaggtccatctttaaccctttcagactaatgacaacagaaaggttcttttgagtgctggccctttaaatgcaaatgagccacttcaggccccaccccctccaggttgctgactgtgctgctctgtcccgctcacccaacaactgaacattttaggtaatcggctcgaagtttggacatattttcagtatggactacaaccactgctgctgacaaacaattattttgtactcagagaaatgttcaccagaagtcttgaccttatatgtgcaaatgtcatgacataactagttataagaTGTAACaagttaagaaggaattaaaacgggttgtagaaatccacttgatttttgccagaatgaatataaagatactgttgcagcacctggagagtttaaattcaatttttttggaactattagggtccaaatacacaaataaatgaaccaaagactaataaaagtgggtttagcaaaatatgacccctttgaagTGTTTAGGGTATATTTTTCCCTTACTGCACTGGTGGTAGATGATAGTAACTTTACTTTATTATTTCACTATATTAACTATGTTACTTGActatattattatcattttaaaacagaaataTTAGAATCAACAAATAaagcataatattaaaaaattaagtcaaaagagCACAGCTGAAGCAGTAGTTTTCAACCATTGTACAATGTAAAGTGTACACTGGTTTTACTGAAAGTTAAAGAGGTCATGTGACAAGTCTGTCAttcatgggggtgggggtgggggggggcagctgaatgtggaagtgaaaCCTCTTAGAAACAGTGAGACGTCCTCCAGCTGTGGGATGTTGTCCTCTCTGTATCCACAGTGTTTGGTCAACAACGGCAGGTTTTTCAGATATTCACGGCAGGCGTGGGTCGGGTACAGTTTAGTCAACTCTCTGAAGACCACGCCCCACGTCTTGATCTCCTCAAGGGTGTACTCGATACGGGGGATGGGCTGTCCACTGTGaacaatgaataataaataaataaacaagaaaaaaatgcataTGAGAAAACATTGTCactaactgaaaaaaaatagggCTTAAAACATAACTATCTGGGTAGTGTTTACAAAATGAACGAAGAATGATAGAAAATATGTTTTATGATCTCATCTTTGTCCATTTATTTCATATATAAGATACTCTGACTCACATATTCCCCATAGTTGTCATTTACTGATAGTTATTTGTCAGTTTTGAGTGAATAGATCTCTTAAAACTACATATTACATTATTAatcatcattactattattattattattgttactattattattattatattgatattcgtACATAATAATAATCGCTAtgtagtgatcataaggaataatAATTGGGGGTAGGGGTATatatgtttttacttcttcctactccttttcgaacatgtataattccatttcattcgttttctttatattattattattattattattactacatttatgtatttatttattgtttatttatttattgtggtttgtttgcttatcaatcatttatgtattagtacttatattttgctggttgatttttgtttttatttcactgtctacatgttcgaaataaagatttcattcattcattcattcattcattcactcattcgttTTTTCTGACACTGGTACAAAGCCTGAAACGAACAATGAAACTACTgtaagtatttttcttttttgatttgatctttgtggacttttttttttttttttactttttattattaatgttaatAAAGTGTAGTAAACTAGAAGGATTCACAAGGGTGAAGTAAAACAAAGcattttcaaacaaaaaaactgaactagtAAACCCACGCTGAAACACACTTTATACCCTTTTCCCCACATCTTTGTGCtgataaatcataaaaaaaaaaaactgtttaaaatgaGTCACATTACTGCATTTGAAGGCATTATCCATTTAGTATTACTGCAAATTATTCTAAAATATATTTTCAAAGCCCTGAGCCCTAGTAGTTTAGGCTATAAATcaagtctttaaaaaaaacacaaacaacagtgaCACTTACAATTTATAATTCATGGCCACTTCCACAAAGTATTTCCTCCGCTGCCTGTAAACGTTATCCTTAAAACcctgaaaaatgaaagaaatcatGAAGTCAGCTGAAGCCAAAACATGATATATATTCAATAAAACAGtgataaatgtctttttttttttgtttaaacatGACAGATGTTTTTCTACACACAAGTCTATTTGTCACTGTTTGTTCTGTGACAATGATCAGTTTTAatgagctttaaaaaaaaaaacaaaaaaaaaaaacatcatgttaaGTAAAGACACGAAGGACAGACATAAAAAATGGAATTACAAAAGTTTTCAGGTTTCTGTCAGATgtagtttctttctttctgtattttttttttgtccacttgTGTATCTCAAACCATGTCCTAGTAAATACATGGTTGTGATTGGTTGAGCCTAAAGCCACTGGAGGGGTGATCAGTTTGGTTCTGGGGATAATAATAAATGCATCTCCAGGAAACTTCCTTCCATATCTGTATCCTAATCATCATTTAGTTCCTTCTCCCACTTCCATCTTACATATTT
It encodes:
- the tph2 gene encoding tryptophan 5-hydroxylase 2, coding for MASSHVMKDASEPVPRMQPAMMMFSSKYWARRGLSLDSAMFDHQQQRHTGGQMSRRPSFCPINEKPDKENDEEAGRTAVVFSLKNEVGCLVKALRLFQERRVNLNHIESRMSKRVLNEVEIYADCSCSKKEFNELLQHLKDHVSIISFNTPINAWSAEADGEDVPWFPMKISELDQCSHRVLMYGSELDADHPGFKDNVYRQRRKYFVEVAMNYKFGQPIPRIEYTLEEIKTWGVVFRELTKLYPTHACREYLKNLPLLTKHCGYREDNIPQLEDVSLFLRERSGFTVRPVAGYLSPRDFLAGLAYRVFNCTQYIRHSTDPLYTPEPDTCHELLGHVPLLADPKFAQFSQEIGLASLGASDEDVQKLATCYFFTIEFGLCKQDGQLRAYGAGLLSSIGELRHALSDKACVKMFDPRTTCTQECLITTFQDVYFVSESFEEAKEKMREFAKTIKRPFSVYYNPYTQSIDLLKDTRSIENVVQDLRSDLTTVCDALGKMNTYMGI